One region of Oryza glaberrima chromosome 7, OglaRS2, whole genome shotgun sequence genomic DNA includes:
- the LOC127778237 gene encoding uncharacterized protein LOC127778237, whose translation MERGSAMAPAAGPGSGPGAVVVGSAAALAAQEEMRWRQLDSGVSAVSFGFVATAILVSMFLAMAILEHFLRSPAHRGHAGMGPPPPHPPPPGGILSRLRLLLHRRGAGEAAFPGGSDLEAARKLDGGASPEIPVYAKGVSVLMPGHDVPTFIAHPAPAPCPPERVQWPSHQPTPFAGSSSNPS comes from the exons ATGGAGCGCGGGTCGGCGATGGCTccggcggcggggccggggTCGGGGCcaggggcggtggtggtggggtcggcagcggcgctggcggcgcagGAGGAGATGCGGTGGCGGCAGCTGGACAGCGGCGTCAGCGCGGTGTCGTTCGGGTTCGTGGCCACCGCCATCCTCGTCTCCATGTTCCTCGCCATGGCCATCCTCGAGCACTTCCTCCGCTCCCCGGCCCACCGCGGCCACGCTGGGATGGGgccgccgcccccgcacccgccgccgccgggagggaTCCTCTCTCGCCTCCGCCtactcctccaccgccgcggcgccggcgaggccgccttCCCTGGCGGCTCGGATCTCGAGGCGGCCAGGaagctcgacggcggcgcgtccCCCGAG ATACCTGTTTACGCCAAAGGTGTCTCAGTTTTAATGCCAGGACACGATGTACCAACATTCATCGCTCATCCTGCCCCAGCACCCTGCCCTCCAGAAAGGGTCCAGTGGCCCTCACACCAGCCCACTCCTTTTGCTGGTTCCTCATCAAATCCGAGCTAG
- the LOC127780582 gene encoding peptidyl-prolyl cis-trans isomerase CYP37, chloroplastic, whose product MASRAAAAMVLAGALPVSPGRPLVAAGARCCDGGIRGRVSCSSHRRSDHPSCAAEEGGVVELLKGAVAALAVIAQISVSLPADAILYSPDTNVPRTGELALRRAIPANPNMKTIQESLEDISYLLRIPQRKPYGSMEGDVKKAMKIAMDNKDAILASIPVELKEKGSKLYTSLLEEKGGLQTLLKYIKENDPDRLSVALASSLDTVAELELLQAPGLSFLLPQQYLEYPRLAGRGVVEFSVEKGDGSTFFPTAGGEPKSVATIQVVIDGYSAPLTAGNFAKLVLDGAYDGIKLKCASQAIIADNENGKKGYTVPLEVMPAGQFEPLYRTPLSIQDGELPVLPMSVYGAVAMAHSVDSDEYSSPSQFFFYLYDKRNSGLGGISFDEGQFSVFGYTTDGREVLSQIKTGDIIRSAKLVQGRERLVLPPEAPAES is encoded by the exons ATGGCGTCGCGAGCGGCGGCCGCGATGGTGCTCGCCGGTGCCCTTCCTGTGTCTCCCGGCCGTCCCCTGGTCGCAGCCGGCGCCAGGTGCTGCGACGGCGGCATTCGCGGGAGGGTCTCCTGCTCCTCCCACCGTCGCTCGGACCATCCCTCCTGCGCGGCTGAG GAGGGAGGAGTGGTGGAGCTGCTCAAGGGCGCGGTCGCGGCGCTCGCCGTCATCGCCCAGATTTCCGTGTCGCTCCCGGCGGACGCGATCCTCTACTCGCCGGACACGAACGTGCCGAGGACGGGGGAGCTGGCGCTGAGGAGGGCCATCCCCGCGAACCCAAACATGAAGACCATACAG GAATCGCTGGAGGACATTTCGTATTTGCTGAGGATACCGCAGAGGAAGCCGTATGGCTCCATGGAAGGAGACGTAAAAAAGGCCATGAAG ATAGCAATGGACAACAAGGATGCGATCTTGGCAAGTATACCTGTAGAACTCAAGGAAAAGGGCTCGAAGTTATATACCTCCTTGCTTGAAGAGAAG GGTGGTTTGCAAACTCTCTTGAAATATATAAAGGAAAATGATCCTGACAGACTTTCGGTTGCACTTGCTTCTTCTCTTGATACTGTTGCTGAATTGGAGCTGTTACAG GCTCCAGGTTTATCCTTCCTCTTACCACAACAATATTTGGAATATCCAAG GCTAGCAGGAAGAGGAGTTGTTGAATTCTCAGTGGAGAAAGGTGATGGTTCAACATTCTTTCCAACTGCTGGTGGTGAACCAAAAAGTGTTGCTACAATTCAG GTAGTGATTGATGGATATTCTGCCCCACTGACTGCTGGAAACTTTGCGAAATTG GTGTTGGATGGGGCATATGATGGGATAAAACTGAAATGTGCAAGTCAGGCAATTATTGCAGACAACGAGAATGGAAAGAAAGGTTACACTGTTCCATTAGAGGTCATGCCTGCTGGGCAGTTTGAACCGTTATACAGAACTCCGCTAAGTATTCAG GATGGAGAATTGCCAGTCCTTCCGATGTCTGTATATGGTGCCGTTGCTATGGCCCATAGTGTGGATTCTGATGAATACTCGTCACCAAGCCAATTCTTCTTCTATCTGTATGACAAGAGAAAT TCTGGTTTAGGAGGAATATCTTTTGATGAAGGGCAATTCTCAGTATTCGG GTATACCACAGATGGAAGAGAAGTTCTGTCGCAGATTAAAACTGGAGATATAATTCGTTCTGCCAAGCTTGTACAAGGTAGAGAGCGCCTTGTACTGCCTCCAGAAGCGCCGGCAGAGAGCTGA
- the LOC127780583 gene encoding caffeoylshikimate esterase, whose product MPDGERHEEAPDVNFWGEQPATEAEYYAAHGADGESSYFTPPGGRRLFTRAWRPRGDGAPRALVFMVHGYGNDISWTFQSTAVFLARSGFACFAADLPGHGRSHGLRAFVPDLDSAIADLLAFFRSVRRREEHAGLPCFLFGESMGGAICLLIHLRTPPEEWAGAVLVAPMCKISDRIRPPWPLPQILTFVARFAPTLAIVPTADLIEKSVKVPAKRLIAARNPMRYSGRPRLGTVVELLRATDELGARLGEVTVPFLVVHGSADEVTDPDISRALYDAAASKDKTIKIYDGMMHSMLFGEPDENIERVRADILAWLNERCTPREEGSFLTIQD is encoded by the coding sequence ATGCCGGACGGCGAGCGGCATGAGGAGGCCCCGGATGTGAACTTCTGGGGCGAGCAGCCGGCGACGGAGGCTGAGTACTacgcggcgcacggcgcggaTGGCGAGTCGTCCTACTTCACCCCGCCGGGCGGGCGCCGCCTCTTCACGCGGGCGTGGCGGCcccgtggcgacggcgcgccgcgGGCGCTCGTGTTCATGGTGCACGGCTACGGCAACGACATCAGCTGGACGTTCCAGTCCACGGCCGTCTTCCTCGCCCGCTCCGGCTTCGCCTGcttcgccgccgacctccccgGCCATGGCCGCTCCCACGGCCTCCGCGCGTTCGTCCCCGACCTCGATTCCGCCATCGCCGACCTGCTCGCCTTCTTCCGCTCCGTcaggcggcgggaggagcacGCCGGGCTGCCGTGCTTCCTGTTCGGGGAGTCCATGGGCGGGGCCATCTGCCTCCTCATCCACCTCCGCACGCCGCCGGAGGAGTGGGCCGGCGCCGTGCTGGTGGCGCCCATGTGCAAGATCTCCGACCGGAtccgcccgccatggccgctgccGCAGATCCTCACCTTCGTCGCCCGCTTCGCGCCCACGCTCGCCATCGTCCCCACCGCCGACCTCATCGAGAAGTCCGTCAAGGTGCCGGCCAAGCGCCTCATCGCCGCGCGCAACCCCATGCGCTACAGCGGCCGGCCGAGGCTCGGCACCGTCGTCGAGCTGCTGCGCGCCACCGACGAGCTCGGCGCCCGCCTCGGCGAAGTCACCGTCCCGTTCCTCGTCGTGCACGGCAGCGCCGACGAGGTGACCGACCCGGACATCAGCCGCGCGCtgtacgacgccgccgccagcaaGGACAAGACCATCAAGATATACGACGGGATGATGCACTCCATGCTCTTCGGGGAGCCTGACGAGAACATCGAGCGCGTCCGCGCTGACATTCTCGCGTGGCTCAACGAGAGATGCACGCCGAGGGAGGAGGGCAGCTTCCTGACAATACAAGATTAG
- the LOC127778926 gene encoding putative cell wall protein: protein MARSSSSLLVLAVLVVAAAACSTTAAARSVPAEEKKTAAPAAAADVKQPETFHEGTVLIPGLGRFELGSTYVPDITGVDHSVPAAEHGQFLPGADDTWVPNPGFEVPNPFQPGSSSP, encoded by the coding sequence ATGGCcaggtcatcgtcgtcgctgctcgtcCTCGCGGTCctggtggtggccgcggcggcgtgctccactacggcggcggcgcgcagcgtcccggcggaggagaagaagacggctgcgccggcggcggcggcggacgtgaAGCAGCCGGAGACGTTCCACGAGGGGACGGTGCTGATCCCTGGGCTCGGGCGGTTCGAGCTCGGCAGCACCTACGTGCCGGACATCACCGGAGTCGACCACAGCGTCCCGGCAGCCGAGCACGGGCAGTTCCTCCCCGGCGCCGACGACACATGGGTCCCCAACCCCGGCTTCGAGGTGCCCAACCCCTTCCAGCCCGGCTCGTCTTCTCCCTGA